Genomic DNA from Bacilli bacterium PM5-9:
TAATCAAAATTTTCTTTTATTTTTTGAGCAACATCCATCGGATTTGACTTAAATAATTTAGAAAACTTCAATGCTGCATTTGTAGCATAATCTCCATTTTTATTATCCTTTGGAATTTCAATCACAATATTATTAATATCAATTTCAAGCGATTTATCAATATTAATAATAGTCTGATAAATTGCCTCTTTTAATGTATCTTCAACACTTATCATTTCTTTGTCTCCCTTTTTAAAAATTATTTACTTTAAATTTCATCAAAATAAATTGTTGTTTCATAAATACCTGCATATATACCTTCAACAATCAACTCATAATTATGAATAATCTTATGATTATCATATTCAAACTTTAACAATCTTCCACTTAAATTTGAACCCAATGATGGTCGGTGTTTAACAATATAAAAACCTACTGAATTACTAGTAAAATCAAAGAACATTTCATTGTAAATATCACCATCATCACTTTCTCTAATAACAGTAATACTTTCCTCATCAAATTTAACAATCCTTTTTAGACGACAATTAAATTCTGATATATCTTCTTTAAACTCTAAAGTTTTTATATTGTCTTCTTCAACAAAAGTTCCTATTGAAGAATATTCTTTGTTTTTTATTTTATTTTCATTTATATAGTGCTTTTCTTTATATCTTGCTAAAACCTTTTTCATTGAATATTACCTTCTTACCAAATTAATTTAATTTTTATTTCAAATACAGCAATTTTATCATCAACAAATGATAATTCATATTTTAACTCTATTAAATTTTCAGTTATATCCATTTTGATAACATTTATATCTAAATTCATTCGCATATTATTAACTACATATGTTCCAAATGATCTTCCATCTTTAACAAATACCATTTTATTTGTTTGAATACCATTTCTTTCAATAATTAATTCATTATTGTTATAACTAATTTTAGTGAAAACATCTTTTTCTTCAAGTGATGGTTCCATGTAGCTAATTATTTTTAAATCATCATATTCTACATACTGTGCATCAACATCAAACTCAATCTTTTCTGTTTCTTCATCAACACTTGCTAAAGAAACAAAGTCTAAATGAACTTTATTCATTTAACTTACTCAAATACTTTTGATGGAAATAGATTTTTTTCTCTTGTTTTTGTTGAGCACTATCGACTATCGCATTTACTAAATCACTAGCATCATATAATTCTTTAATGTCTTTTTCTTTAGTTAAAATCATGATACTTTGTGAATTCAAATCACCATAATATTTATAAATCGCACTTTTTGCAGTTTGCATATCAAAATAATATTCTTGTTTAGTTTTATCTGTTTCAAGATTATTTATCATATCTTGTCCTTGTTTATAATCTTTAATATCTCGATGTTTAAATAATTTTCTTTCTAAAAAGCAATGACATAAATCAGATAGTATTTCATCATCTTCATATCTAAACTGTGAAAAGTAATAAATAATAATAGATTCATCTAATTGCAAGTAATCATTTACTAATACTTTTTCACCTTTCAAAAAAGGAATTAATAAATTAATATCTTGTTTAAAATTATAATTGTTTTCAAATAAATCTTTAACTCGTCGCAAAATCTTAGTTAATATAATTTCAAAAGAATTTGCTGTTGGATGCAAGTAAACTTGCCAATACATATGGTAACGAGCAAATATATAATCTTCAATTGCATGGATACCACTTTCTTTAAAGACTAATTTATTATCGTAAACTACCATTGACCTTAACAATCTTTCTAAATCAAAATTACCATAACTAACACCACAATTATAAGCATCTCGTAATAAGTAATCCATACGATCTGCATCAACTTGACTTGATATTACTTGAATCATTATTTTATTTGGATGTGTCTTGGAAATGATACTAGCAATTTCTTTAGCAATTGTTGGATCATAACTTGATAATATTTTATTAATTGTTGTATCTTTTGTAATTATCTCAATTGTTTTTTCTTCATGATTAGAATTAAAAACATCTTCAAAGGCATGTGAGTATGGTCCATGTCCAATATCATGCAACAACCCAGCACATAATAAGACAATAATATTTCTTTCATTTTCTAAATGTTCTTTAATTCCTTCAACCTCATTAATAATTCTTTTAACAATATTATATACAC
This window encodes:
- a CDS encoding HD superfamily phosphohydrolase (product_source=COG1078; cath_funfam=1.10.3210.10; cog=COG1078; ko=KO:K06885; pfam=PF01966,PF19276; smart=SM00471; superfamily=109604), encoding MINEKMMEKKVIRDNIHGNISIEYKVIWDLINADAFQRLRRIHQLGGTYMVFPSAEHSRFTHSLGVYNIVKRIINEVEGIKEHLENERNIIVLLCAGLLHDIGHGPYSHAFEDVFNSNHEEKTIEIITKDTTINKILSSYDPTIAKEIASIISKTHPNKIMIQVISSQVDADRMDYLLRDAYNCGVSYGNFDLERLLRSMVVYDNKLVFKESGIHAIEDYIFARYHMYWQVYLHPTANSFEIILTKILRRVKDLFENNYNFKQDINLLIPFLKGEKVLVNDYLQLDESIIIYYFSQFRYEDDEILSDLCHCFLERKLFKHRDIKDYKQGQDMINNLETDKTKQEYYFDMQTAKSAIYKYYGDLNSQSIMILTKEKDIKELYDASDLVNAIVDSAQQKQEKKIYFHQKYLSKLNE
- a CDS encoding uncharacterized beta-barrel protein YwiB (DUF1934 family) (product_source=COG4506; cog=COG4506; superfamily=50814); its protein translation is MKKVLARYKEKHYINENKIKNKEYSSIGTFVEEDNIKTLEFKEDISEFNCRLKRIVKFDEESITVIRESDDGDIYNEMFFDFTSNSVGFYIVKHRPSLGSNLSGRLLKFEYDNHKIIHNYELIVEGIYAGIYETTIYFDEI
- a CDS encoding uncharacterized beta-barrel protein YwiB (DUF1934 family) (product_source=COG4506; cog=COG4506; pfam=PF09148; superfamily=50814), with the translated sequence MNKVHLDFVSLASVDEETEKIEFDVDAQYVEYDDLKIISYMEPSLEEKDVFTKISYNNNELIIERNGIQTNKMVFVKDGRSFGTYVVNNMRMNLDINVIKMDITENLIELKYELSFVDDKIAVFEIKIKLIW